One Triticum dicoccoides isolate Atlit2015 ecotype Zavitan chromosome 5B, WEW_v2.0, whole genome shotgun sequence genomic window carries:
- the LOC119311868 gene encoding UDP-glycosyltransferase 83A1-like, which produces MAGAAPHVMVLPFPAQGHVTPLMELSHRLVDHGFQVTFVCTEAIRKLLLDALRRNADDGEALDGIRLVSIPDSLADGDDRRDLCKFLDGISRCLPGYVEQLIRETKVRWLLGDANMGLCFEVAKKLGVRVACVFPASAAGLGTLLRLPQLIEDGFFDDKGFPKRRGAFEIASNMPPMYTSHMPWSIDGAAEGQEVSFRLVSRNTQATRLAEIIVCNSFLDAETAAFELFPSIVPIGPLFADQGFRKPVGQFLPEDTGCLKWLDAHPDKSVVYVAFGSFTIFDPRQFRELAEGLELTGRPFLWVVRPDFTTNGLSKEWFDEFTNRVAVNGRGMIVSWCPQQQVLAHRAVACFVSHCGWNSTMEGVRNGVPILCWPYFVDQFANRSYICDIWRTGLAVTPGEDGVGTKEEVAVKLGLVIGDEGIAERAGMLRDAARKCLSEGGSSYENFKRFVDLLSE; this is translated from the exons ATGGCCGGCGCGGCGCCTCATGTGATGGTGCTGCCGTTCCCGGCGCAGGGCCACGTCACCCCGCTCATGGAGCTGTCGCACCGCCTCGTCGACCACGGCTTCCAGGTCACCTTCGTCTGCACCGAGGCCATCCGCAAGCTTCTTCTCGATGCTCTTCGGcggaacgccgacgacggcgaggcGCTGGACGGGATCCGCCTGGTCTCCATACCGGACAGCCTGGCCGACGGCGACGACCGGAGGGACCTGTGCAAGTTTCTCGACGGGATCTCGCGGTGCTTACCAGGCTATGTCGAGCAGCTCATCAGGGAGACCAAGGTGAGGTGGCTCCTCGGCGACGCCAACATGGGGCTGTGCTTCGAGGTTGCCAAGAAGCTCGGCGTCCGCGTCGCCTGCGTCTTCCCGGCGTCCGCGGCGGGCCTTGGCACGTTGCTCCGGCTTCCCCAGCTGATAGAGGACGGCTTCTTCGATGACAAGG GCTTCCCGAAACGTCGAGGTGCATTCGAGATCGCCTCCAACATGCCGCCGATGTACACGTCGCACATGCCGTGGAGCATCGACGGCGCCGCCGAGGGGCAGGAGGTATCCTTCCGGCTGGTGTCCAGGAACACCCAGGCGACCAGGCTCGCCGAGATCATCGTGTGCAACTCGTTCCTCGACGCCGAGACCGCGGCGTTCGAGCTGTTCCCCAGCATAGTGCCCATCGGCCCGCTGTTCGCCGACCAGGGGTTCCGGAAGCCCGTCGGGCAGTTCTTGCCGGAGGACACGGGGTGCCTGAAGTGGCTTGACGCCCACCCCGACAAATCCGTCGTGTACGTGGCCTTCGGCAGCTTCACCATCTTTGACCCGCGGCAGTTCCGTGAGCTCGCCGAGGGGCTGGAGCTCACCGGCCGGCCGTTCTTGTGGGTCGTGCGCCCGGACTTCACGACCAACGGCCTGAGCAAGGAGTGGTTCGACGAGTTTACGAACCGCGTCGCCGTCAACGGCAGAGGCATGATCGTTAGTTGGTGTCCCCAGCAGCAG GTCCTCGCACACCGCGCGGTGGCGTGCTTCGTGTCGCACTGCGGTTGGAACTCCACGATGGAGGGGGTCAGAAATGGCGTGCCCATCCTGTGCTGGCCGTACTTCGTTGACCAGTTCGCGAACCGGAGCTACATCTGCGATATCTGGAGGACCGGACTGGCCGTGACGCCCGGTGAAGATGGCGTCGGGACGAAGGAGGAGGTGGCCGTCAAATTGGGATTGGTTATCGGTGACGAGGGAATTGCAGAGAGGGCAGGTATGCTCAGGGATGCAGCTCGCAAGTGCCTCAGCGAGGGCGGCTCCTCGTACGAGAATTTCAAGAGATTTGTCGATCTTCTAAGCGAATGA
- the LOC119306250 gene encoding UDP-glycosyltransferase 83A1-like — MAGAAPHVMVLPFPAQGHVTPFMELSHRLVDHGFQVTFVCTELIHGLLLDTGTSGDALCGIRLLSIPDGMADGDDRRDLSKFVGAITRYVPGYVEDLIRETAASGQKEVKWLLADVNLGFCYQGAKNLGVRVAAVWPAAAASLGMWSSIPKMIEDGFIDDKGMAKREGIYEIAPKMPPICMSRMPWCIDGPPEGQQLVFKLVVTDNAQATSLAEIVVCNSFLDAETAAFGMFPEILPIGPLFADQELRKPVGQFWPEDVSCLEWLDAQSEGSVMYVAFGSFTIFDPRQFRELAEGLELTGRPFLWVVRPDFTSDGLGKAWFDEFQSRVAGKGMIVSWCPQQQVLAHPAVACFVSHCGWNSTMEGVRNGVPILCWPYFADQFTNRSYICDIWRTGLAVTLGDGVVTKEEVKSKLEQVIGDEGISERVGVLRDAARRSIGEGGSSYLNFQRFVTLLNE, encoded by the exons ATGGCCGGCGCCGCGCCTCACGTCATGGTGCTGCCGTTCCCGGCGCAGGGCCACGTCACGCCGTTCATGGAGCTGTCGCACCGCCTCGTCGACCACGGCTTCCAGGTCACCTTCGTCTGCACcgagctcatccacgggctcctgctaGACACCGGCACCAGCGGCGACGCGCTGTGCGGCATCCGCCTGCTCTCCATACCGGACGGCATGGCTGACGGCGACGACCGCAGGGACCTCTCCAAGTTCGTGGGTGCCATCACGCGGTACGTGCCGGGCTACGTGGAGGACCTCATCAGGGAGACGGCTGCGTCCGGGCAGAAGGAGGTGAAATGGCTACTCGCCGACGTCAACCTGGGGTTCTGCTACCAGGGCGCCAAGAACCTCGGCGTCCGGGTGGCTGCCGTCTGGCCGGCGGCCGCCGCGAGTCTCGGGATGTGGTCCAGCATTCCCAAGATGATAGAGGATGGCTTCATCGATGACAAGG GCATGGCAAAGCGAGAGGGGATATATGAGATCGCCCCCAAGATGCCGCCGATCTGCATGTCACGCATGCCGTGGTGCATCGACGGCCCACCCGAGGGGCAGCAGCTGGTCTTCAAGCTGGTGGTCACCGACAACGCCCAGGCGACCAGCCTCGCCGAGATCGTCGTGTGCAACTCGTTCCTCGACGCCGAGACAGCGGCGTTCGGGATGTTCCCGGAGATACTGCCCATCGGCCCGCTGTTCGCCGATCAGGAGCTCCGCAAGCCCGTTGGGCAGTTCTGGCCGGAAGACGTCAGCTGCTTGGAGTGGCTCGACGCGCAGTCCGAAGGCTCCGTCATGTACGTGGCGTTCGGCAGCTTCACCATCTTCGACCCACGGCAGTTCAGGGAGCTCGCTGAGGGGCTGGAGCTCACCGGCCGGCCGTTCCTGTGGGTAGTGCGCCCGGACTTCACCTCCGACGGCCTCGGCAAGGCGTGGTTCGACGAGTTCCAGAGCCGCGTCGCCGGCAAGGGCATGATCGTCAGCTGGTGCCCCCAGCAGCAG GTTCTGGCGCATCCCGCGGTGGCGTGCTTCGTGTCGCACTGCGGGTGGAACTCGACGATGGAGGGGGTGAGGAACGGCGTGCCCATCCTGTGCTGGCCCTACTTCGCCGACCAATTCACGAATCGGAGCTACATCTGCGACATCTGGAGGACCGGCTTGGCCGTGACGCTCGGAGATGGAGTGGTGACGAAGGAGGAGGTGAAGAGCAAACTTGAGCAGGTCATCGGCGACGAGGGAATCTCGGAGAGGGTAGGAGTGCTCAGGGATGCAGCTCGTAGGAGCATTGGCGAGGGCGGGTCCTCGTATTTGAATTTCCAGAGATTTGTTACCCTCCTAAACGAGTGA
- the LOC119306252 gene encoding GDSL esterase/lipase At3g48460-like — protein sequence MDVSATARRLLLLFTVTVVSVAAAAPSSPGRPFRTLYAFGDSLTDTGNTHSTTGPYSFGVSHPPYGATFFHRPTNRYSDGRLVVDFLATDVLALPSFLPPYLSTLSRNATATRASYSGINFAVAGATAIEYEFFASQNLSANITPQSIMTQLGWFDAHLRTRSAGGDGRGVGDALFWVGEIGANDYGYSFMAPDALPSERIRNMAIDRITTFLQGLLKRGAKYVVVQGMPLTGCLPLAMTLSQPWDRDNLSCVASINQQNLDHNHHLQAGLHRLRRSHPDAIIAYTDYHAAHLAVLRSPTRYGFAEPFKACCGTGGGTYNFEIISTCGSPEVATACAQPARYVNWDGVHMTEAMYKVVAGMFFHDATGAYCRPTFGSLLAARKKGHTK from the exons ATGGACGtgtccgccaccgcccgccgcctcctcctcctcttcaccgtgACCGTCGTCTCCGTCGCGGCCGCGGCGCCATCCTCGCCGGGGCGGCCGTTCCGGACGCTGTACGCGTTCGGCGACTCGTTGACGGACACGGGCAACACGCACTCCACGACTGGGCCCTACTCCTTCGGCGTGTCCCACCCGCCGTACGGCGCCACCTTCTTCCACCGCCCCACCAACCGCTACTCTGACGGCCGCCTCGTCGTCGACTTCCTCGCCACCGACGTCCTCGCCCTCCCCTCCTTCCTGCCGCCCTACCTCTCCACCCTCTCCCGCAACGCCACCGCTACCAGAGCTAGCTACTCCGGCATCAACTTCGCGGTGGCCGGCGCGACGGCCATCGAGTACGAGTTCTTCGCCAGCCAGAACCTCAGCGCCAACATCACGCCGCAGTCCATCATGACGCAGCTGGGCTGGTTCGACGCGCACCTCAGGACGCGTAGTGCCGGCGGCGATGGCAGGGGCGTCGGCGATGCGCTGTTCTGGGTGGGCGAGATCGGCGCCAACGACTACGGATACAGTTTCATGGCCCCTGACGCCCTCCCGTCAGAGCGCATCCGGAACATGGCCATCGATAGGATAACCACCTTCCTCCAG GGGCTGCTGAAGAGAGGGGCCAAGTATGTCGTGGTGCAGGGGATGCCGTTGACGGGGTGCTTGCCGTTGGCGATGACGCTGTCACAGCCGTGGGACCGGGACAACCTCAGCTGCGTGGCGTCCATTAACCAGCAGAACCTCGACCACAACCACCACCTCCAGGCGGGGCTCCACCGGCTCCGGCGTAGCCACCCGGACGCCATCATCGCCTACACCGACTATCACGCCGCTCACCTCGCCGTGCTGCGCAGCCCGACCAGGTACGGCTTCGCGGAGCCCTTCAAGGCCTGCTGCGGCACAGGCGGCGGCACCTACAACTTCGAGATCATCTCCACCTGCGGCTCGCCGGAGGTCGCCACCGCCTGCGCCCAGCCCGCCAGGTACGTCAACTGGGACGGGGTGCACATGACCGAGGCCATGTACAAGGTCGTCGCCGGCATGTTCTTCCACGACGCCACCGGGGCGTACTGTCGGCCGACCTTCGGCTCCCTGCTCGCCGCCAGGAAGAAAGGCCACACCAAGTGA
- the LOC119311867 gene encoding UDP-glycosyltransferase 83A1-like produces the protein MAAPPSPRPPVMVLPFPAQGHVMPLMELSHRLVGHGLEVDFVNTHYNHDRALKAMAAERGAVDPDGIHMVSLPDGMGPDGDRTDIALLGSGLPAAMLGPLEEMIRSKKIKWLIADASMCWAMELAATAGVRVALFSTFSAAVFALRLHVPKLIDDGVLDESGNVKRNETIQLSPKMPPIEAAELPWVRVSSLPERRRLMIQILLKTNPVIPLAAIVICNTFEGIESEALDLVPNALPVGPLEAPAASRSAGQLWPEDPVCLPWLDAQARGSVIYVAFGSFTVFDAAQIQELADGLDLTGRPFLWAVRPNITAGIGEDWFDEFRRRVEGKGLVVGWAPQQRVLSHPAVACFVSHCGWNSTMEGMLHGVSFLCWPYFADQFANQSYICNVWGTGVKVHADERGVVTKDEIKNKVELLLGDDGIKARATTWKDAASTSIAEGGSSDENLLKLVKLLTQQ, from the exons ATGGCTGCCCCTCCTAGCCCTCGGCCTCCTGTCATGGTGCTTCCCTTCCCTGCGCAGGGCCATGTCATGCCCCTCATGGAGCTCTCCCACCGGCTCGTCGGCCACGGCCTCGAGGTGGACTTCGTGAACACGCACTACAACCACGACCGCGCCCTCAAGGCCATGGCCGCCGAGAGAGGAGCCGTTGACCCGGACGGCATCCACATGGTCTCGCTCCCGGACGGCATGGGCCCTGATGGCGACCGCACTGACATCGCCTTGCTGGGCAGCGGCTTGCCGGCGGCCATGCTCGGCCCCCTCGAGGAGATGATCAGGTCCAAGAAGATCAAGTGGCTGATCGCCGATGCGTCCATGTGCTGGGCGATGGAGCTGGCCGCCACAGCGGGCGTCCGCGTCGCCCTGTTCTCGACTTTCTCGGCCGCCGTGTTCGCGCTCCGGCTGCACGTGCCCAAGCTGATCGACGATGGCGTCCTCGACGAGTCTG GGAACGTGAAGAGGAACGAGACGATCCAGCTGAGCCCCAAGATGCCGCCGATCGAGGCTGCCGAGCTACCATGGGTCCGTGTGAGCAGCTTGCCGGAGAGACGCAGGTTGATGATTCAGATCTTGCTCAAGACCAACCCCGTGATACCGCTGGCCGCCATCGTCATCTGCAACACCTTCGAGGGGATCGAGTCGGAGGCGCTGGATCTCGTCCCCAACGCGCTGCCCGTTGGCCCCCTGGAAGCGCCGGCGGCGTCGAGGTCTGCTGGCCAACTCTGGCCGGAGGACCCGGTGTGCCTCCCCTGGCTCGACGCACAGGCCCGCGGCTCCGTCATCTACGTGGCGTTCGGGAGCTTCACCGTCTTCGACGCGGCGCAGATCCAGGAGCTCGCCGACGGGCTGGACCTCACGGGCCGGCCTTTCCTTTGGGCGGTGCGACCGAACATCACCGCCGGAATCGGAGAAGACTGGTTCGACGAGTTCAGGCGCCGCGTAGAGGGCAAGGGGCTGGTCGTGGGCTGGGCGCCGCAGCAGCGCGTGCTCTCGCACCCCGCCGTCGCCTGCTTCGTGTCGCACTGCGGGTGGAACTCCACCATGGAAGGCATGCTGCACGGCGTGTCGTTCCTCTGCTGGCCCTACTTCGCCGACCAGTTCGCCAACCAGAGCTACATCTGCAACGTGTGGGGCACCGGCGTCAAGGTCCACGCCGACGAGAGAGGGGTCGTCACCAAGGACGAGATCAAGAACAAGGTCGAGCTGCTGCTGGGTGACGATGGGATAAAGGCAAGGGCGACTACGTGGAAGGACGCAGCGTCTACGAGCATCGCAGAGGGAGGCTCGTCAGATGAGAACCTGCTCAAGCTTGTGAAATTGCTAACACAACAATAG